The following is a genomic window from Staphylococcus capitis subsp. capitis.
ACTCTCTTAAAGAAGCTACCGAGTATGTACGAAATAATTATGATGTGGATTTAAAACTTGAAGGTACTGGGGAGTCATTTTCAGAGAGTAAATCTTCAAAGCCTTCTGGCACTGAAATATTTAAACCTAAATATTTGAAAAGGATTGTACTAGCAACAGCCATTTCAACATTACAGGGAATGCAGTACTATGGAGTAGGATTATATATCCCAATAATTGCAACTTACATAATTAGTAAAGATAAATTAGGCGTGCTATTAGGTACAGCTATCGTGAATATAGCAGGTATTATTGGTGCTTATGTAGGATCACAACTGACATATAAGGTAGGTACACGACGACTAACAATGATCGGTTTCAGTCTTGTCTTGATTGCGATGGTCATGACTGGCTTGTTCTATCATAGTTTACCAATGATTATCAATACATTTTTAATCGCATTGTTCTTATTTGGACATTCTGGTGGACCTGGTACACAAGGTAAGACGATTGCGGCTTTATCATTCCCAACATATTTACGCTCACAAGCCACTGGTTTCGTAGAATCAGTAAGTCGTACGGGAAGTATTATCGGTACATTTGTATTTCCGATTATACTTGCAGCTGTAGGATTAACAAATACGATGCTTATCTTAGCCATCGTTCCTTTAGTTGGTTTAATTATCACGACTGCATTGAGATGGGAAGCTGTTGGAAAGAATGTAGAGGACGAGTAAATATTATATAAAGAAAGCCTCTTAGCTAGACCTCCCTTAATTGAGGGTAGTCTAAATTGCTAAGAGGCAATTTTTTATTAATTAGGGAAAGTACCTGGATTGAATCCGCCTTTCCATTTATTTAACGGCCAATATCTAAATAATACTTTACCAACAAGTTGATCTTTATCGACTAATCCTACATCGTAACGACTATCAACACTATTTTGACGATTATCCCCTAATACTAAGTATTTATTTTTAGGGATTTTCATATGTCCATTAGCGCCTCTAACTGTTTTAGATTTAAAATTCTCAGTTAAATACTTTACGACTTTATGTTTCTTATTATAATTTAAATATGGTTCCGACACTTTCTTATTATTTAAATATAATTGGTCTTTCTTGTACTCTACAGTATCTCCAGGTTTACCTATTAAACGTTTAATATAGTCATCTTTTTTAGTTGCATGGAAAATAACGACGTCGCCAGAATTAATATGATTCAATGTTTTAGAAATTCGGCTGACCATCACTTTATCCCTGTCTTCAAAAGTAGGATGCATAGACTCACCTGAGACGGTATAGGAAGTAAACAAGAATTTCGTTACTAATCCAACAATGATAAGCGCTACTGCAATTGCAATAATCCATTCTAATATCTCTTTTTTCATGGTTTAGGCTCCTTGATTCTTTAAATTATTCTTCTTCAGTTGTGTGGATAAGGTAACCCACTCCTAACGCTGCAGGTATACCAATAAATGGTGTGAACATTGAACTAAATAATAAACCAAATACTAAGGTACATAAGATACCTAAATATCCACTTTTTTGTTCATTCTCAATAAATTTTTTTATCAAAGATTTAATTCTCCTTTAATGCTCACTATTGTACTATACCATTTTTAATTTTCACATTCTTACCGGTTTTAATTTTATCGTATTGTTTCTTTGGTACAACAATGACGCGTTTACCTTTATTCGTTTGTATAGTAACAGTGTATAATTTTTCATGAGGTTTCATTTGATTTTTTAACATATTCATTTGGTACTTCACACTACTTGTCTTACTCTGATTTTCATGAGAGGCAATGATATAGAAATACAACCAATTATTATAGTATGACGTCGCCATATATTGTGAAGTATATGGCGCACCTGAGCTGTATCGTCGTCTTGGTGCCATCATTGAACGTGCTTGTTGAGATTTAGTGTGATATGCACCTTGTTTATACTTCGAAGCATTTCTACTAGAAGCTATACTACTTGTTCTAGTTGCTTGTTGCGCAGCACGTTGGCTTGATTGTTGGGCAGCTCGTGACGCATTAGCTGCACTTGAGCGACTCATTGATGAACTAGATGATGTTGAGCCTCTTGCAGCTGACGAGGAAGCACTTGATGACGAACTACTACTTGAACTACTTGAGCTAGAACTACTAGACCCTCCTGATGTTGCAGCGTCTAATTCCGTTGATAACATACCAAGTGAGGCTGTAGTGATAATAATCATTAAACTTATAAATTTTAATATTTTACCTTTCATCAACTCACCTTTTCTTATTTAGATACTTCATCTTTAGAAACTGCTTTACCTTCAACATCATCATCGCCGTATGTCATGTAAGGTGGGCGATAGACATGAATTTTACTACCATCTTTAACTATGTATGGTTTTTTATTTCCATCACTTAAAATATGTTCATAAACATGTTTTAAATCTGTTTTCTCTAAATGTGATTTTCCTTTATTGTCTTTATATTTAATCTCTACATTAGGCGTATCTTCTCCACCATCGTTTAGTACTTCATAATATACATATTCATATTTATCTGATTTTTGACTTTCCTTCGAGGGTTCTTCCTGCTTTCCAGTTCCCCCACAAGCTGTTAGGGTAAATGCTAAACTTAACAAACTAATTAATAGTATTAACCTTTTCATAAACATACTCCTTTATTGTCTTTAAAGTTTCATAAAAATTATAACAATTGTTTTTTAAATTCATATTAAGATTTAACCAAACTCAATGATTTACAATGTTATTTAACTGCATCATCTCATAAATTAATTATGTAATACAAATTGTTTTTTAATATCCCAAATAATTAAAAAATGTTGAGAATGAACATTAAAAATTCCCAACACTAGTTGATTACATCTATTTACTTTCTTTAAAACCTTTGCTGACTATAATATTGATAATTAGCCAAATCAATTGGCAAATCATAGGCGCAAGAAATATTCCTATAAATAGTAAGGCAAATTTATATCCTTCCATTTCATTGTTTAAGCCATTCATTAAAACTAATACTAGTAAAATAAGTGCCACCACTATCCAAAAAAATTGTCGCCACCCACCATCAAATCTATGAAATTTTCATACTTTTACCTCATTTATAGTTAAGAAATATATTAAGCATGTCTGGTGTTTCAACTTTTAAATTGATGTAATCAAATCAAACAGTTCTAAAGGTTAAAAACGTTCTTAATTACTCATAGAAGTATCTAATTTTATAAACCTTTCAACCGTGTAAGTTTCAATCGTTGATTTGTAAGATTAGATAAAGGCAACGTTACAATAGACCTCCTACAATGAAATTGTAATCAAATCAAAGGAGTGTTTATTCATGAAAGCATTAAAAATTTCATTAACTACTGTAGTAGTTATTATCTTATTACTAGTAGGATTACTTTTCGGATTAAAAGTTTATGGTGATCATCATCCAAATAACGAAGATGTTAAAAGTTTTAATATGGCTAACCCCTTAGAACCAACAAAAGAATATTATGTGAAAACGACTAAACCAATGAAACATAAACCTAAGCAATATGAAGATGTTGATAACGTTTATAAGACTACTGGTTATGATGATAAAGGCAACAGTAAAAAAATCTTATACACAGGAATGAAAAAACTTAAACCAAATCATTATTTAAAAATTAAAGAAAAATTAAATACAGTGAGAAGCTATGAAGAAGTTAAAAAAGATGAAATTCCTAAAAAAGCAATGAGTAAATTAGAGAAATAAATGGTGAAAGATTATGAAAACGTTAAAGAAACTATCAATTACACTAGGCGTTTTTATTCTTCTAATTGGTGCGCTCATGCTAGTGGGTAAAATTTATAGTGAACATCATCCAAACGACCCCACAGTACGAGATTTAAATAAATATAATTTTATGATACCTAAAGAAGATTATTTTGTTAAAACTGATAAACCTGTTAAAAAAGAAAAATTCGGAACAGACTTCTATAATTATACTTATAAAACTGTTGGTTATGATAAAAAAGGTGATGGCAAGAAAATCACCTATACCGCAACTAAGAAATTAAAAACAAATCATTATCTCAAGCTAACAACAAAACAGGATCAAGTTTTAAGTTATTCAGAAGTTAAAAAAAGAGAGATTCCTGAAGACGCAAATAAAAATTTAAATTAATTTATTTCCACGATCTTTTAAAAGGTCGTGGTTTTATTTTTATAAAAATAATTAAATCTTACATACCTGTAAGTTACAACAAGCAATTTGTAAGGTTAGATAAAGGCAACAGCCATAGATTCTCTCTACAATTTAAGTATAAACACATTGAGGAGTGAGAAGATGACGATATTAAAAGTTAACAAATTATCAAAAGTATATGGAGACAAACAAAAATACCAAGCACTTAAAGATATCAGTTTTTCAGTTGAAAAAGGAGAATTCGTAGCAATCATGGGACCTTCTGGTTCAGGTAAAACTACATTATTAAATGTTCTTAGTTCTATTGATAATATCTCAGGAGGTTCTGTAGAAGTCGATGGTAATGAAATAAACA
Proteins encoded in this region:
- a CDS encoding MFS transporter, whose amino-acid sequence is MEIVKNKNDLFRIIDHADQKHTSKILLFMILGTIFLDAYDITILGTMTDQLTKEFHLSPTMLSVVMTSLPIGALFGAILGGSLAHKFGRKRILSVSLLILVITSLGAALAPHLAILLICRFIMGFAIGMDSPVAFTFIAEISNKWQKGRNVNYWQVVWYVAIVASALVVISFFLMGTGEHLWRFAVGFGALIALVLYILRINYLKESPTWMINHHSLKEATEYVRNNYDVDLKLEGTGESFSESKSSKPSGTEIFKPKYLKRIVLATAISTLQGMQYYGVGLYIPIIATYIISKDKLGVLLGTAIVNIAGIIGAYVGSQLTYKVGTRRLTMIGFSLVLIAMVMTGLFYHSLPMIINTFLIALFLFGHSGGPGTQGKTIAALSFPTYLRSQATGFVESVSRTGSIIGTFVFPIILAAVGLTNTMLILAIVPLVGLIITTALRWEAVGKNVEDE
- the lepB gene encoding signal peptidase I, translated to MKKEILEWIIAIAVALIIVGLVTKFLFTSYTVSGESMHPTFEDRDKVMVSRISKTLNHINSGDVVIFHATKKDDYIKRLIGKPGDTVEYKKDQLYLNNKKVSEPYLNYNKKHKVVKYLTENFKSKTVRGANGHMKIPKNKYLVLGDNRQNSVDSRYDVGLVDKDQLVGKVLFRYWPLNKWKGGFNPGTFPN
- a CDS encoding YxeA family protein, translating into MKALKISLTTVVVIILLLVGLLFGLKVYGDHHPNNEDVKSFNMANPLEPTKEYYVKTTKPMKHKPKQYEDVDNVYKTTGYDDKGNSKKILYTGMKKLKPNHYLKIKEKLNTVRSYEEVKKDEIPKKAMSKLEK
- a CDS encoding YxeA family protein — its product is MKTLKKLSITLGVFILLIGALMLVGKIYSEHHPNDPTVRDLNKYNFMIPKEDYFVKTDKPVKKEKFGTDFYNYTYKTVGYDKKGDGKKITYTATKKLKTNHYLKLTTKQDQVLSYSEVKKREIPEDANKNLN